The window aaaacactgcaaaatctttttaaaaaggttaAAAACTCCCAAAATTAAAAACCCACTAAATATTAAAGACTAATGTTTAAAACACTACTAGatatttaagaaaaatgtaaaaagcacTCCTGCACATGAAAAGATTtcgaaaaacatttattcatcttccgtaccgcttatcctcacgttAAGAATAAATGTTAAACCCACTATAAACTTATATCAAcaactaaatgtaaacaaaattgtCACGATTAACTcctttcttgtgtgtgtgtgcgcgtgtgcgtgtttgtgtaatCTCCTGAGGAAACAGAAGCAGAAGTcaactttaaagaaaaaaaatattttaagttccTACCATGTCAATTACATGAATAGTTATTGTATTATGGTAATATTCATATtagcatattttgaaaaaaaaaacaaaaaaaaaaagttttaagcaagtttttaagttttttttttttttttttttttcctcctgtatGTGACGTGAGTCAGGCCGGAGTTGGTCCATCGCGTGGTTACGCCGTTTCTCTGACGACCGatggatgatgtcatcaacCTCTACTTAAGAGTCAAATGTAGGACTCAGACCCTCCAGACTCAAGTGTGAGCTGGCCGCCATGGAGGCTTGAAAACCGTGCACTGCAGCACCACGTCGGACGCGTCTCCAACCCGTGGGCCATGTCGGCCATCTTGGCGTTGATGATGCTCGCTGTAGAGTTTGCTGACGGACGAAGATTCGCGCTTCCGCCGATGCCTGTCAAGGGTGAGCCGATCGCCTCCTAAATGaaagattaaattcaaattcTACATCCCATAATAACTACATGAaaagaattgttttaaaaatttggaaaatgtattgaaaattttcaaacaaaaatctaATATATGTTAGGAATTGCAGCTTTTgcgcaatcttttttttttttttttttttttaaataaaccttatacagacaggtgtgtttgtgtttccaaaTCATGAAACAGAATAGGAAAATATACTTACCTTAAGGGCACCAGCAATTGCAGTTTCTAGCAAAGGTGTGAACTATTTGCTGAGTTGTTGATGGGAATGATAATAAACCTACAAATTAGTCATTTGTGCCCAAATTGTACCCATGTTGTGGTCAcatattagcattttgtgtgcaaGTCACAACTATACTGtggccaaaataaaattcccatGTGATGCCTGGAGCTCTGTACATGTTAGTGGTTTTATTCCCCagaattgttttggttttcaatGAAACGCAATTGAGAAATTAATGGTAGAATGTGGTCCGCCTCACATTCTCCATCCACAGCATAGCATTGCTTCTCTGCCTTGAATTACttcataattatatatatatatatatatatatattatttattacatcaaGCAGGTAAATACAATCTCTCAACAATATATTCATAATACTCCTGAGCAGTCATTCCCAAAAACTGCTGGCTCGGAACCCAGTTTGGAATCCTGAGGCCCGCCAAAACCTTTCTGAGGCTACAGCATCAATAATATTCATAACAATGCTCCATAAGTACGTACAGTGCAAAACAATGCGTGGCTATGTTTATTGTATGAGTCAAATAGCGAGCAAGCGAGTTGATATATTTTAGGTAACAATATCAGTCTTTGATCAGGGCTCTGATTTGACTTTATGACACAGCATAGCGTATCAAAATGCTAACTTTTTATTTAAGAGCTGGACAGCTGAGCGACAGACATCTCCTTGCCAGTCGACATCTCAAAATCACCGACTCACTCGACATTATCAATCACTTAACGTTAACATGTCCTATGAATTTGTCATACATTGTCCACATGTAAAAGTAAACTCGGATGGCTTGTTTGTTCTATTTTGAGCAGCTCTGCTGCTCCTTTGTGTCAGGGCCATAACTTATGATGCATTCGAGAGCAGTTGGGAAATGCGTGGAACCACGTTCAAGATGAATTCAATCGTTTTACTGGCtgtaaaattgtgtttgtgtgtacgagTAAGGGTAGCAGGGGACGTAATCAGTGGTGCCTTGTTTCCCTGCGCTGTTACGGCGCCTCTGATTCTGGTGAAACTTGAGAAACTTTTATGCCTCATAAATGTAAATCTCACTCGTTGATGAGTAGCTCGCCCtcccctccgattggctggcaaccagctcagggtgtaccctgcctctcgcccagagtcaggtgTATGGACAGATGGATAAGTAGCTCATGCGGGCACGCCACAGCTCCTCCGCTCTCTCATGCCCATTCGCTTTTCAAACGCTTATTACTTTCTTCATCAATAATatcttaatacttttttttcagcatggttacattgtattttattgatcaaAGGCCCCAGACAGGCTcgcacatgtaaaaaaaaaatatatatatatatatatatataataataattaccaaGTGGCATCTTGGGCATCAAGGGCAAAAGGGCAGGCGCCTGGGCACCTAAAGCCACGGGCACGTCCCCGGTGTAAAGTATTAATGAGGATAATTAGTGTTGTGTTTTGGCCAGATGGCTGTTTCACGGTGTTGCCAGAGATTGAGCTGTTCCGTCTGGAGAGCGAGGCTGTGATTTTGTCGTTTCCCGCGTTCCGGAGGGCCCTCAAAGTACGCGACATCGTCCCGCCCGACGACGCCTACCGCGTCGCCAAGAACAACCGCACGAGCGTCATCGACGGCGGCGATGACAGCGAGGGCCGAGTCCAGCAGCGTGGCACGGACTTGTGGCTGCTTCCGGCTCGGCCCTCTGACTCGGGCGAGTACACCTGCACGTTCAGGTAACTCAATTTCACTTCCAGCtactaaatgtttaaaataatacaaagtattaaaaaaaagacaatgttttttttcaaaaattgtgAAGATTTTAAAACACTACTAAACGGtaaaaagaaatgtttccaaattattaaatgttaaaaacaatcctGAATGTTAAAAATCCTACtaaatgtttccaaaaaaaaatgcaaaatgccacaatAAGTTTTAACACAGTTCTAAATGTtgaagaaaaatgttaaaagcaccaaactaaatgttaaaaaataggaAATGTTTCAAACACTACTAAATTTAGTagtttattatcattattattagtgtGTACAAATAACCCTACGATGAAACTCTTGCGGGGGTCACAAGTATGAATGTTGCATGGAAGTATAACGTCGCTATGAATGCTTGGCTGGCCCAAGCCGACGCCgtgatatggaccaatcagTTTTCCGTATTTAAATCGAGGAAgatgagcgatccaatcagagcaaagctcatttacacGTCATATAATTCCAAGAAATCTGACCGTCTCCAATGCCAGGcagaaaagaccaactagaaaaggcattttgggcatttccaagcAAAATTATCCcgcaaacccgataaaaggacatccaagatgatcaaaattaaatagaaaaacagtgatggaaggggacctttaaaacTGCCATGAATTATAAAAACCTCACTAAACGTTTAAAAGAAATGTATCAACCCTTTTAACGTGTTGGtcattgttgctgttgttgttgcgtTGCCGTAGAAACGCGACATTTTGCATCCGCGGCAGCGTGACGCTGCAGGTGTACGCGTCGTCGTCCGCCGACATGGACAAACTGTCGTACAAGTACAACGCCATGCTGGGAGAAAACGTCACGCTCAGATGTCCCGCCGGGAATCACCTCTCCGAGACACGCATCCAGTGGGTCAAGGTGAGAGCAACGGCGCCCCCTAGCAGCCAAGACAACTTTTGTGCGTGCAGCAAAAAACAATactaaatgttgttttgttttttttaataattcaaatattacTATAGCTTAAAAAGAAGTGTTAAAATATaactaaatttgaaaaataaatattaaaacactACTACGtaaatgttaacaaaaaaattgttaaaaacacTACTAAAGCTTAAAAAGTAATTGTAAAAAGCCTACTAAATGttgaaaacaaaccaaatgtaaagaaaataacTATAAACACACTACTAATTGTTAAAAGCATATGATGAAAATATTACTgcacattaaaacacattttttaaataaatgtgaaaaacacTACAGTTTAAAGCTGTACTAatgttgtttgaaaaaaaataccaaatgttaacaaaaattaaaaactgtttATATACAAAAgcttaaaagaaaatgttttaaactattaaatgttaacaatgtttttcaaaaatggtAAAAACTTTACCAGACCTTAAAAATAGACACGACTAAATGCTCCactaaatgttattttgtttttgcaaaaagataccaatgtttttagaaaatatttttttaattttaaaattctaCTAAatcaaccatttttttaaaagaaatactaaatgttaaaaatgttttttttaaatgtgttaaaatctGCACTTAAAGcttaaaaagatttaaaaacacCACTAACcttgaaaaatattcaaaacactACAAAATGTTTCAAACTTCACTAAATGTTAATAACACTGCTAAAATTTGAAACGGttctaaaaaaatatcttaACTTTACTGAATCATTCTAAAAAGCAGTACAAAATGTCAATGGCATGACtactgtaaacatttaaaaatactgcaaaatgttaaaaaaaaaaaaaaaaaaatgttgaagacAGATTATGAATACCCTTCTAAGTGTTTAAACCAAATGCAAATACATCCTGCAAAAGGTTCTAAAACAAATTGGGATGATTTGGTTCGCAGACCTCCAGTGGCGCAGTGGGCCTCCAGGCCCACAGGTGGTGCTCCTTCCGGCAGGTTGCGGGAAAACTGCAGATCCCGTCGGCGAGGCTTTCAGACGCCGGTTTGTACACGTGTCGACTCCGCGTGCTCGTCGACTTCCAAGAGTACCGACTCACTGCCACCGTCCGGCTCCTCGTAAAAGGTGCGCTAACAGACGGTCGCCATTGTTACGGGATTTCCAAAACCAAGTtgacccccaaaatgttttgctaGAAATCAAATGAAGGAATAAAAATCTAGTTAAAAAGAAACTCCCCACCAATGGAAAAGAATGTCCAGTTGaatctgttttttgggggaagtcAAGAATTTGGGGATACGTGCTTTTTTTTAGGTGGCAcggcgtcacagttctgaggagcggggttcaatccccggccccgcctgtgtggggtttgcatgttctccccgtgcctgcgtgggttttcttcaggtactctggtttccccccacatcccaaaaacttgcatgctaggttaattgaagactctaaattgcccgtaggtagaatggttgtttgtttgtatgttccctccgattggctggcgaccagttcagggtgtaccctgcctctcgcccagagtcatctgGGAGGGATAGGCGCCTGTACGctcgcgaccatagtgaggatgagagcgagagagtggttggatgaataaataaaggGTTTTGCTTTTCTAAATTGATCACGGACAAGTTTAAAAATCGCTGCCCACTGAAAATTATgtatctccattttttttttttacatttttcaaaaatatggtCTCAAAAGTACCTcccaaatatattgttttaatgaaataaaacaaagaactTCATAGTTTGTTCTGcaaatgcaatgtttttggaattaaacattatttgtttaatgttttattttttcctgtgGTTTAAAGCAAAGCATGTATTAATtctttctgattttattttatattaaagacaaacgctttttttttttttttttttttaaattaaatcagaAGCCACAAGATTTGGTCATACTGTGCACCACCCGCTGACATATTACATCAATACCAAgtaactacaaataatgtaataaatccACATGATCTCTGTTTCAGGACGTGACCAAAGTGCGACCTCTGAACCCGAGTTAACCAGGCCACCGCTGATCATCTCGCCGTTGAACGGAAGCGTCTTGGAGGCCTCGCACGGTCGGTGACAAACTTTGTCGAGAAAATCATCAACGTTGAATCTGCGACTTCAGATATTGCCCAACAAAATCACTTGAACTCAACACTAATAAATGTAATCTTTATCAAATAACATATATTACGTAAAATTCAGCCACAAGTAATTTCTTACTTTAACTTTCTTTGTTTAAGCTCGTGAAACAGTCGATGTTCAGAGTGGAGTTCAGAGGCTGAAATGTGGCCATTTTGATGCAGACACACATGACTTTTTCCTTGTCTGCAAGATAAACTTCCGTTTCTGCCGTTTtcactttgaaaactttgcttCCGCGTGGGCGGGGCCGCGGAGAATAGGTTTGCGGCCTTGTGATTGTTTGAGCGAGGGAACGGAGTCAAACGTCACTCGAAGTAACATTGGGTTGGTGAAACGGAGTCATGTGACACAAGTCtctctgacaaaccaaaacataCATGTCGACCGCTCAAGCAATAAGGGATACAAATGaagagttcaaatgcaaaagcagacatttccatttttgctgaattgagTAAAATGAGCTTTTCTTTCTGGTTTCAGGTTAAAGCTAATCATTTGTATTGAGGTGATTCTAAGTTCatataaattaagcaattagGAGGCTaattgcgaaaaaaaaaaatattttaatgaaaaagttTTGTCGTTTCATATTAAAATCcgacagcagcaaaaaaaaaaaaaaaagattctcttCAACACCAGATGAGTCCAAAAGTCCAAAAAGCAAGCAATAATACATATCTGTAAAAGAAAGGTCAGTGGTGCAATGTAGCTAAACGTAACAGAGTAAAAGCAGCGTTTCTTCACAACAAAAATACTGGAGTAAAACGCAAAAGTACGTTTCATTAAAACGGATCAGACAGCGGCTCGCTGCTTCACATAATTTGTTTCACTTTGAAGGTTCTGGACTGGAAGTGACGTGCACGGTGCTGACGGATTGCCACGTGACTCGCTCCACCGCGGTGTGGTGGTGGGTGGACGGCACCGACGTGGACGTGTCCCACCTGAAAGGGCGTGCCCTGCAGGCCACGAGGAAGTACTGCACCTTCATTTGTCATgtccagcttttatttttgaaacgTGCACTCGGTCACAAAACGGTCGCCGCCGTCTCCGCAGAGAAAGCCGCGTGGCGTCGGGCTGCCAGGTGGAGGTGAGGCTGGTCGTCATGGCGATGGCGGAGGCAGAGGAAGGGACGCAGCTAACGTGCGTGGCCCGAAACCAGGTCGCGAGACAGGAAGTGACCATCACTCTCCACGTGGAAGGTGAGCGGCCTAATAGGgaggctttcaaagtagggtttcaagacggcCACagggggtttcaaattagggttttaagagTTCAAATTTGGCTTTAAAAGGctagtttagggtttcaaagtagagtttcaaatcaGGATTAGAATTAGAGTTTCAGGCGTGGGATAGgttttcaaagtaaggtttcaagttagggtgggtgtcacgatggacgactggttagcacatctgcctcacagttctgaggaccggggttgaatccccggtcccgcctgtgtggagtttgcatgttctccccgtgcctgcgtgggttttctccgggtactccggtttcctcccgcatcccaaaaacatgcgtggtaggttgattgaacacttgaaattgcccgtaggtgtgaatgtgtgcgcgaatgcttgtttgtttgtatgtgccctgcgattggctggcgaccagttcagggtgtactctcgcccgaagatcgctgggataggcgccagcaggcccgcaacccgagtgaggataagcagtacagaaaatagacGGATGGAAGTTATGGTGTTAAATTACGGTTTCAAATAAGGTTTTCAAACAAACATTAGGGTTTGAAATAAGGGTTTCATGATCGGATTCgatttttaaattagggtttcaaaccagggttactGTTTAAAATAAGGGTTAGGGGTTGAAATTACGGTTTGAAATGAGATGTGCCCATTTCCAAACCAAAGTTTGTCCCGTCAGACTCGACGTTGACGTGGCTCGTGACGGCGTGCGTGTCCATTTCCTGTTTCCTGGCGGTGGTCTTCATCTTCCTCTACGCGCTCGTCATCAAGCCCAAGCaaaaggaaaagaggaagaagaaagccGACTACTTCCTGGCACGACAGGACAGCGCCTTCTAAAGCATGTTGCAGTACTTGTTTTGGTCAACAGGAGGCAGCCACACTGACTACTCTGTAGTGATGCAATTTTCCGCACGTTGTCATTTGTAGCACACACATTGACATATGATTTGAGctcattttgtcatattttaaggctgaataaaacaattattgcACTGCACACCAACACATGCAAtgtcaaatgtactttttcGGGAAACGAAATGAGAATTCAAATGTATGGCGGATGTgtgcaataaaagaaaaagaacccCCAAAGCTGCcgacctatagaaattcacttccagaacaatttgtctgaactTCCACATTTTGTAATTCTGCACAACATAATCACTAGCTCCTAAATGCTAACCTAAACGAAACGCTAACCTTCGATCTCGTTCGTGATTGGCAAACTACGATCTTGTTATCTTCTTGCCCCGTTCAtcaagcaaaaaagaaaaaaacacgaaCGCTTCAACCGCCAGTAAAAATGGgctcatgtatttttttgtgagggATACATAGAGACAATCAGCGGCTCAAACTAGCATTGCTGTATGCCTGTTTGCATCGGATTCAGTCGCTATTCGTGCACTCATAGCGAATGATGCCGCGAGGTCCTCATAATATGACCGTCGTGTATTCGTAACCTCGGGAAGAAAGTGGCTAGTATCGGCACCGATCGCTACACAGTCCGCGGCGGCGTGGGTTAGGGTAGGGGCTGCAGTCTGGACACTCCAGTAAAGCCGCGTGCTTCTCATAATTCATTGTGACATGCACATTTTGACCTGGAGGCGGGCGGGGGGCCTGGCGGCCGCGGGCGCGGACATTGCACCCCCATATGGCGCCACAGGGAGACGCCCcgtgaagtgaagtgaagtgaagtgaagcaGACCCGTGGAATGGAATGCCACATGCCGGGAcctgtgcgtgtgcgcgcgggcgcgcgtgtgtgtgctaATCCCGGTACCTCCCAGTAGCCGATTACTCAACACAAAAGAAGTTGCACCATGTGTCTTTTCTCAGGCGAGAAAGCGGCTGGCGACGGCGAAGACGCGCGTTCGATCTTCTGCTACCAGATGAATGACATGAGGAGGCTGTCACGTGACCACAGGAGGCTCGACCACCAAAACATCGTCATCGGCAGCATATGGGTGAGTTTTAGGGGGTGTTCGACTTCCGGGCTGTCCGTGATGCGCGAGGCATTGACACGATACGAAATAGAAAGTGTCCCTAAATTCTCTTGTGGGATTTCATCATAAACACCGCACATCTCTTTGAGAAAATCCCATATTTTCAGCAAACAATTTCCCCTCGGACTCGATAGCGCACACACCCCAGGGTGTGGCATTTTGGTGtggcttttcaaaataaaagtctgacAAACTGTAGTCGTTGACAAAATGCGAATTCAGATGTAATGCTTACATGACCATAATGATTTGTATAGGCGAGGGCTTCATTTCTGTGCCTTAGTAGGGAACTCGGCAAGTATTAAGCAGGAATTGGATgaggaatttcaaaataaaatgtacgcACCCTCCAGGATGTCACCCAGGACGTGctgtggcatttatttatttttatttagaaaaaaaataaaagtcatccccaaaaatgtaattgctgACAAAACGTTCcgattaatcacatttttattggGGAATGTTTACACAGGAAGTAGCACTAATAGTTATGGGATGTGGGATTTCAAAGTAAATGTTACCCCAATTCTAACTGTTGACAGATGTAGTAGTGATagtatttgtggattttcaaaATAAGTCACCCAAATTCGGACTGTTGACAGATGTTGACGCAGAAAGTTGTACTCATTGAAATGCGTtgttggattttaaaatatatatatattaaaacattacTCCAACTCTAATTGTTGACAAATGTTGCTTCAAATTTGGAATGTACATAAGAAAGAATCACTTCTTGGTGATTGTTCACACA is drawn from Phycodurus eques isolate BA_2022a chromosome 12, UOR_Pequ_1.1, whole genome shotgun sequence and contains these coding sequences:
- the LOC133410942 gene encoding interleukin-1 receptor type 2 isoform X2 — protein: MSAILALMMLAVEFADGRRFALPPMPVKDGCFTVLPEIELFRLESEAVILSFPAFRRALKVRDIVPPDDAYRVAKNNRTSVIDGGDDSEGRVQQRGTDLWLLPARPSDSGEYTCTFRNATFCIRGSVTLQVYASSSADMDKLSYKYNAMLGENVTLRCPAGNHLSETRIQWVKTSSGAVGLQAHRWCSFRQVAGKLQIPSARLSDAGRDQSATSEPELTRPPLIISPLNGSVLEASHGSGLEVTCTVLTDCHVTRSTAVWWWVDGTDVDVSHLKGRALQATRKESRVASGCQVEVRLVVMAMAEAEEGTQLTCVARNQVARQEVTITLHVEDSTLTWLVTACVSISCFLAVVFIFLYALVIKPKQKEKRKKKADYFLARQDSAF
- the LOC133410942 gene encoding interleukin-1 receptor type 2 isoform X1, giving the protein MSAILALMMLAVEFADGRRFALPPMPVKDGCFTVLPEIELFRLESEAVILSFPAFRRALKVRDIVPPDDAYRVAKNNRTSVIDGGDDSEGRVQQRGTDLWLLPARPSDSGEYTCTFRNATFCIRGSVTLQVYASSSADMDKLSYKYNAMLGENVTLRCPAGNHLSETRIQWVKTSSGAVGLQAHRWCSFRQVAGKLQIPSARLSDAGLYTCRLRVLVDFQEYRLTATVRLLVKGRDQSATSEPELTRPPLIISPLNGSVLEASHGSGLEVTCTVLTDCHVTRSTAVWWWVDGTDVDVSHLKGRALQATRKESRVASGCQVEVRLVVMAMAEAEEGTQLTCVARNQVARQEVTITLHVEDSTLTWLVTACVSISCFLAVVFIFLYALVIKPKQKEKRKKKADYFLARQDSAF